The Sphaerisporangium siamense genome includes the window TCGAAGATGGCCTGGACGTACGTGGACAAGGCCTACCCCTCCCAGGAGTACTGGAACTCCAGCCACATGGCGGAGGCGGGCTACTACGGGAGCGGCGTCAAACGGTCGTACTTCCGGATGGACTCCGACAACATCAACGGCAAGCACATCCTCAAGGCGACGTTCCGCATCAACCAGATCAAGTCGTGGGGCTGCACCTCCGATCCGCAGGCCGTGCAGCTCTGGCTCACCGGCGGCATCTCCACGTCGACGAACTGGAGCCGCCAGCCGTCCTGGAGCGAGTATCAGGACAGCGTCTCCTCCGACGCCGGCTACAGCTCCTCCTGCCCCGACAAGGGCGTCGAGTTCAACGTGACCAGCGCGATCGTCAGGGCCGCCAAGTCCGGCTGGCCCAACACCACCTTCGGGCTGAAGGACTACAACGACACCAGCGGCAGCGTGTGGGGCTGGAAGGGCTTCAGCAACGCGCCCAAGCTGGTCATCGACTACAACACCCCGCCGGCGGCCCCGTCGGGCATCGGCACCTACCCGGCCACCCCCTGTGTCACCGGCGCCGCCAGGCCCGCCGTCAACGCCGGCGACGCCGCGAACCCGCTCCAGCTCAAGGCCAAGATCTACGACCCGGACAAGGCCAACGACGGCGTGCGGGCCGAGTTCGTCCTGAACCACTACAACACCGCGACCGGCGCCTGGGACGACGTCACCGCGACCATGCCGGGCGGCGGCAAGACCGCCTACAAGTCCACCACCGCGGCCACCGACCACTCGGTCAAACTGGCCGGGCTCCTCACCGGCCACAGCTACTCCTACAGAGTCAAGGCCTACGACGGCACCGACTCCAGCGCGTGGAGCAAGTGGTGCGAGTTCACCGTGGACACGATCGACCCCGCCACCCTGCCCAAGGTGACCTCCCTGGACTATCCGGCCGACACGCCGGACGACTGGCAGGGCAGTGTGGGCTGGGCGGGCGCGTTCACGCTGGCCCCGGGCGACGGCGAGAGCGACGTGACGGCCTTCCGGTGGGCGCTCGACGACCCCTCGCTGGCCACCCCCGCCACCCAGGTGACGATCCCCGCCGGGCAGACCACCGTCAACGTGCGCCTCGCACCCCGCCACGACTGGCTGAACGCCCTGTACGTCTACCCGGTCGACCGGGCGGGCAACGTCGGCAACACCCCCGCCGTCTACGGCTTCTACGTCAACGCCGGATTCGGCCCGGAGGGGCACTGGCGGCTGGACGAGACCTCGGGCACCACGGCGGCCGACTCGGGGGCGACGGCACACCCGGCGACGATCGGAGGCGGCGCCACCTGGGCCGGTGCCCGCGTGGCCGGTGGACTGCGCCTGGACGGCGGCACCGGGTACGCCGGCACCAGCGGCCCCGTGGTGCACACCGACAGGAGCATGAGCGTCTCGGCCTGGGTGCTGTTGAGGGACAAGAGCAAGAACTCCACGGTGGTCAGCCAGAACGCGGTGCGCGGAACGGGCTTCCAGCTCTATTACGCCTCGTACTCCAAGCGATGGGTCTTCAGCAAGTTCGACGCCGACGTCGACGACAAGGTCACTGTCCTGGCGATGAGTGACGCCGAGGTGACGGCCGACATCTGGACCCACCTGACCGGCGTGTACGACGCGCCCCGCAGGCAACTGCGCCTGTACGTCAACGGCATCCTGCAGTCCAAGACAGGCGCCTACCCCTACCAGCCCTGGGACGCGACCGGCCCGCTGCAGATCGGACGGGTGCTGTGGCACGGCACCTACATCGAGAACTTCGCCGGCGACATCGACGACATGAAGATCTGGAAGCGGGAGCTGTCCGACGACCCGCGCACCGTCAACGACCCCGCGCTCGGCGACGAGATCGCCGCCATGGCCAAGCAGCCGCCCATCCAGCGCGGCTGGTGGGCGTTCGAGGAAGGCGCCGGCACCACCGCCGCCAACACCACCGACAGCCGCTGGCCCGCGGCGCTCACCGGCGGCGCCACCTGGTCCGGCGACGGCTTCGACGGCGGCGGCGTGCTCAGGCTCAACGGGACCACCGCCTACGCGGCCACCCCGTCGGCGCCCTTGCGGACCGACCACAGCTACGCGGTGACGGCCTGGGTGCGCCTGAGCGGCGACGACACCTGCGTGCTGCCCGACCGCGCGATGACCGTGCTCGCCCAGGACGGAGGCATCTACAGCTCCTTCTACCTCGGCTATCGGCTCCTCGCCGAGAACGGCGTGGTGGTGCCGCGCTGGTCGTTCTCGATCACCGCGATCCCTGACGCCACCACCGGAGCCCTGACGCACACAACTTCGGCCGAGCGCGTCGACTGCTCGGCGCTCAACACCTGGACCCACCTGGCCGGGGTGTACGACGAGCAGTCCAAACAGATCCGCCTCTACGTCAACGGCCAGCTCAACGACCAGCGAGCCGTCACCGGCAGCTGGGCGGCCGGGGCGATGCAGATCGGCCGGGCCAGATACCGCAGCGCGTCCGTCGACTACTTCGGCGGCGACATCGACGACGTGCGCGCCTACACCGGCACCCTGACCGACCGCCAGGTCCTCAACATCGCGATGAACCTCCCCATCGACTCCTAGACCCTCCCCGTCACCGACGTCCGTTCACGTTCACCGACCCCCTCGGAGGAAGTCGTGCCCGGTTCCAGGCGAGGCTGGACCAAGATCGCCCTCATCCTGGCCATCGCGGTACCGGCCACGCTGGCGCCGCCGATCGCCGCGCGGGCGACCGCCGATGATCCGGCCTGGCAGAAGGCACAGGAGCAACGTCCGGTGCCCGGTCACGCCGTCACGTCACGCGGCCCTTCGACGGATCCGGGCGCCGCCTACGACCTGAAGGACGCGCCGGCCGTCTCCTGGCCGGCGCCGGCCACGGCGGCCGTGAACCTCCCGCCACCCGCCGCCGCCACGGCGGCGGCGCGCGGCGGCGACACCGCCAAGGTGCGGGCCGGAGCACTGCCGGTCTGGTTGAGCCAGGCCGCCCCGAAGAACGGCGGTACCCCGGCCGCCGCCACCGGCGTCCAGGTGCGCACGATGGACGCCGCCACCGCCGGCAGATCCCGCATCACCGGTCTCGGCGTCCAGCTCACCCCGCGGACCCGGCCCGCCGGTGAGACCCGCCTGACGGTCGAGGTCGACTACTCGGGCTTCCGGTACGCCTACGGCGGCGACTGGGCCTCCCGCCTGCGCCTGGTCCGATTACCCGAATGCGCGGCCACCACGCCTGACCTGCCCCGATGTCAAGGTAGAACGCCGCTGCCCACCCGCAACGACGTCAAGGCCGGCCGCCTGACCGCCGACGTCGGCTTCACCACCGCCGGCACGATGACGCTGGCCGCCGAGGCGGCCCCGTCGGGCGCGGCGGGCTCGTACGAGGCCACGTCGTTGTCGCCGTCGGCCACCTGGGAAGTCAGCAACCAGAGCGGCGCGTTCTCCTGGTCCTATCCGCTGCAGCTGCCGCCGACCCCGGGCGGCCCGACCCCCGAAATCGGCTTCGCCTACTCCTCCGGGAGCGTCGACGGCCGTACGGTCGCCACCAACAACCAGGCGTCCTGGATCGGCGAGGGCTTCGACTACTGGCCCGGTTTCATCGAGCGCCGCTACAAGTCGTGCGCCGACGACGGCGTCACCCCCAAGCGCAACGACCAGTGCTGGGGGAACCACAACGCCACGTTGTCCCTGAACGGCCAGGCCACCGAGCTGATCCTGGACGACGCGACCGGCACCTGGCAGCCGAAGGACGACGACGGCTCCAGGATCGAGAAGTTGTCGGGCGCCGACAACGGAGACAACGACGGCGAGTACTGGCGCGTCACCACCCCCGACGGCGCCCAGTACTACTTCGGCCGCGACCACCTGCCGGGCTGGTCCAGCGGCAAGGCCGAGACGCAGTCGACGTGGACCGCCCCGGTGTTCGGGGACGACGACGGCGAGCCCTGCCACAAGGACTCCTTCTCCGACTCCTGGTGCCGGCAGGCATGGCGGTGGAACCTCGACTACGTCGTCGACACCCACGGCACGGTCAGTACCTTCTGGTACGGCCGCGAGACCAACTACTACCGCCGCGACGTCACCGTCCTGACCAACGGCGTCCCGAACGGCACCCCGACCGTCTACGACCGGGGTGGCTACCTCAAGCGCATCGACTACGGCCAGCGCTCGGACGCGATCTTCTCCTCCTCGGCTCCGGCCCGGGTCGTCTTCGACGTGAGGGAGCGATGCATTCCGACGTCCAGCTTCGACTGCGCCGAGGGCAAGTTCACCAAGGACAACGCCAAATACTGGGCTGACGTCCCCTACGACCAGAACTGTGACTCCGGAGACAAGTGCGTCGACCGCTACTCCCCGACGTTCTGGACGCGCAAACGCCTGGCCGCCGTCACCACCCAAGTGCTGTCAGGAAGCGCGTACACCGACGTCGACACCTGGGCCCTCGACCAGCAACTGCGCGCCCCGGGCGACGGCACGGCGCCGTCGCTGTGGCTGGCCGCGATCCAGCACACGGGAAAGGTCGGCGGAACGGCGTCGCTGCCGCCGGTGCGGTTCTCCGGCGTGCAACGCCCCAACCGGGTCGACGCCCTGGAGGGACGCCCGCCGCTGACCAAGTGGCGCGTCTCCGCGATCGACAACGAGACCGGCGGCGCCCTGTCCATCACCTACTCCGACGAGGACTGCACCGCCGGGAACACCCCCGCCCCGGACGCCAACACCCGCCGCTGCTACCCGCAGTACTGGACCCCCGAGGATGCCACCTCCCCCAAGTCCGACTGGTTCCACAAGTACGTCGTCACCCAGGTCCAGCAGATCGACCGGACCGGTGGCGCCCCCGACGTACTGGAGACCTACGAATATCTCGGCGGCGGCGCCTGGCACCACGATGACGACGACGGCCTGACCAAGGAGAAGTACAAGACCTGGTCGCAGTGGCGCGGCTACGGCAAGGTCCGGGTGCTGCGCGGCGCCCCCGGCGAGCAGCGCTCCAAGGCGGAGTACACCTACTTCCGCGGCATGGACGGCGACGAGCTGTCCGGCGGCGGCAGACGCGACGTCAAGGTGACCGACTCCACGGGCGCCGCCGTCGACGACGCCGACCATCTGCAGGGCCGCGTCCGCGAGGAGATCCACTACGACGGCCCCTCCGGCCCCGCCATGACCGGCACCATCACCGGCTACTGGACCAGGCAGACCGCCAAGCGCGTCCGCTCCTGGGCCACCACCACCGCCCACATGGTCCGCGACGACAAGACCCGCACCCGCACGGCGCTGGCCTCCGGCGACTGGCGGTACGCCACCACCGACGCCGACTACAACACCGACGGCCTGCCGACTCAGATCAACGACCTCGGCGACGACGCCACCACCGACGACGACCAGTGCGTCCGCACCACCTACGCCCGCGACGCCGCCCGCTGGCTGGTCTCCTACGCCGTCCGCGTGGAGACCGTCACCAAGGCGTGCGCCCTCACCCCGCAACGTCCCGGCGACGTGGTCTCCGACGTGCGCAAATACTACGACGGCAAGGCGTTCGGCGCCGCGCCGTCCGAAGGGGACGTCACCAGGACCGAGAAGCTCGGCTCCTGGAACGGCGGCCCGCAGTACGTCACCGTCGGCTCCACCACCTTCGACGTCTACGGCCGGCCCCTGGTGGTCACCCACCCCAACGGCGCCACCACCAGGACGTCCTACACCCCGGCCACCGGCCTGCTCACCCTCAAGCAGGAGACCAACGCGCTCGGCCACGTCACCAGGACCGAGATCGAGCCCGCCTGGGGCCTGGCCAAGGCGACGACCGACGTCAACGGCAAGCGCGCCGACCTGGCCTACGACCCGCTCGGCCGGCTGACCGGCGCCTGGCTGCCCGGCCGCGCCAGGGCGACGTCCCCGGCCACGCCGAACATGAAGTTCGGCTACCAGGTCCGTACCGACGGCCCGACGACCGTCACCACCTCGACGCTGCGCGCGGACGGGACGACGTACACCACCGGCTACGCCCTCTACGACGGCCTCCTGCGCCCCCGCCAGGCCCAGGAGCCCGCCCCCGGCGGCGGCCGGCTGGTCAACGACACCTTCTACGACACCCGCGGCCTGGTCTACAAGACCAACGCCGACTACTACACCGAAGGCGCCCCCGGCAACGCCCTGTGGGTGCCGGGCAGCGACGACGACGTCCCCGGCCAGAGCGTCACCGTCTACAACGGCATGGAGTGGCCGACCGCGCAGATCTTCCGCAAGCGCGGCACCGAGCAGTGGCGCACCACCACTACCTACGGCGGCGACCGCGTCAGCGTCGACCCGCCCCCCGGCGCCACCCCCACCACCATGATCACCAACGGGCAGGGCGAGACCGTCGAGGTCCGCCAGTACAAGGGCGACGCCCCGACCGGCGACTACGACGCCGTCAAGTACACCTACACCCGCGCCGGGCAGCCGGCCACCATCACCGACGCCGCGGGCAACACCTGGGCCTACCGCTACGACCTGCGCGGTCGCCTGACCCAGCTGGACGACCCCGACAAGGGCGCCGCCGAACTCACCTACAACGACACCGACGACCTGCTCACGACGATCACCGACGCGCGCGGCTCCAGCCTCTTCTTCACCTACGACGCCCTCGGCCGCAAGACCGCCGAGTACGAGGGCACCTCCGCCGCGGGCACCAAGCTCGCCGAGTGGACGTTCGACGAACTGCCCGACGGCACCGTGGTCAAGGGCCAGCCGACCGCCTCCACCCGCTACGTCAAGAACGCCACCACCGGCGCCATGGACGCCTACACCAGCGCCGTCACCGGCTACGACAACGCCTACCGGCCCACCGGCGCCCAGACCGTCATCCCGGCCGCCGAAGGCGCCCTGGCCGGCACGTACACGACCACGACGGACTACAACGCCGACGGCACCGTCCACCGCACCGTGCTGCCCGCCGCCGGCGGCCTGCTCGGTGAGACGCTCCTGTACGACTACGACGACCTCGGCAACCCCACCACGATGCGGGGCCTGACCAACTACGTCACCTCGACGACCTACTCCAAGCTCGGCCAGGTCCTCGACACGACGATGAGCACCGGCCTCAAGCGGGTCAAGGAGACCAACTTCTACGAGGAGGGCACCAACCGGCTCACCCGTTCGGTGTTCGAGCGGGAGACCGCCCCCATCTCGGTGGCCGACGCCAACTACACCTACGACCCGGCCGGCAACGTCACCAAGATCGCCGACACGCCCTCCGGCCAGACGCCCGACGTCCAGTGCTTCCGCCAGGACTACCTGCAACGCCTGACCGACGCCTGGACGACGACGACCGGCGACTGCGCCACCGACCCCACCCAGGACATCGTCGGCGGACCCGCGCCCTACTGGCAGTCCTTCACCTACGACGTCGTCGGCAACCGCACCAAGGAGATCGACCACCGAGCGGCCGGCGACATCGCCAAGACCTACGCCTACGCCGGACCCGGCAAGCCTCGGCCGCACACCCTGACCTCCGTCGCCTACGAGGGCGGCCCGCGCGACGGCCAGACCGATGCCTACACCTACGACCAGGCCGGCAACACCACCCAGCGCGGCGCGGGCCGCCTCCTGGACTGGGACGTCGAAGGCCACCTGGCCAAGTCGACGGACCCCTCCGGCGTCAGCACCTACCTCTACGACGCCGACGGCGAACGGCTCATCCGCCGCGACCCCACCTCCACCACCCTCTACGTCGCCGGCATGGAGATCCGGCTCGACGCCAAGACCGGCGCCAAGAGCGCGACCCGCTACTACGACTTCGCCGGGCAGACCATCGCCGTCCGTACCGGCAAGGGCGTCACCTGGCTCGGCGCCGACCACCACGGCACCGCAGACGGCTCCGTCGACGACACCGCCGCCCAGGCGACGAGCCGCCGTCGCTTCACCCCCTTCGGCGGGCAGCGCGGCACGCCACCATCGTCCTGGCCCGGCCAGAAGGGCTTCGTCGGCGGCGTCATCGACGACGCCACGGCCCTGACCCACCTCGGCGCCCGCGAGTACGACACCGAAACGGGCCGTTTCATCTCCGTCGACCCCATCTTCGACGTCGCCGACCCGCAGAGCTGGAACGGCTACGCCTACGCCGACAACAACCCGGTCACCGGCTCCGACCCCACCGGTCTGATGTACGACGGCGGCACCCAGTGCGGCATCATCGCGTCGAACCCGTGCAACCCGCCCAGCCACCGGGGCGGTGGCGGCGGTGGCGGCGGCGGTGGTCGCTCCTATTCGCCGACTCCTCCTCCGAACAACCCGCCCCACTGCGGCCGCTGGAGCGTCGGCTGCAAGGCGAAGAACATCTGGAAGCAGCACAAGGCCACCATCGTCAACGTCACCGTCTCGATCGTCGTCACAGTCGGCTGTGAGGTGGCCACGAGAGGCGCCGGCCAAATCGGCTGCGTCTCCGTGGGCGGAGCGGCGGGAAACCTGGCGGGCTACCTGGTCTCGACACCCCCCGACGAATGGAGCACCGGGGACGCGGTCAAGGCCGCGACGATCGGCGCCTTCTTCGGGGCCGCCTTCGGCGCCCTCGGTAAGGGTCTGGGCGCGTTACTCGGCAAACTCGCCACCACAGGGGCCGGCAAGGTCGTCGCCGCGGCGGTGGGCAAGGTCGCCGGCAAGACAGGAAGCGTCCTTGGGCGTGGCGGCGGCCAAGCGGTCGGCGGACTCAGAAATGTGCCGAGCGTCCGTGGAATCGCCAAGAAGGATCCTGTGAAACCCGTATTCGGTAAGGCCGAGGGTTGGACGCAGGGCAAACGGCTGGAGAGATTGCAGCAGCAGGTTCCTGCCTTTGCGCTACGAAACCGTACCTCCGGCACAGCGGGCCGAACGTACGTAGGCGCGCTGAACACCAGAACAGGCGAGACCGTACTGGCAGGTTCTGGCGGAGTTCCAGGATGCAGCCACTTCTGCGCCGAGGGGAATGCGCTGCGCGCTCTCGGTGGCGATCCCAGCGAAGTGCTGTTCACGGCGGCCTTCACTGTCAGGAGAATTGCCGGCACCCTCCAAGCGGTACCGAAGCCGGTATGTTGGAGATGCCAGATCGACTTTCCCGACAGGTCAAGCTTCGCTCCTGGCGTGAAGGGCCAGCCTGGCGGATCCTGGGGCGACTAGGATGCTTTCATGAACCTCGTGAAGCTGGAGATCGAGCGGCACCGCTGGGATGAAATGCAGTGCGGCTGTGATCGGTCCGCTGCGCACGTGGCAACAGATCTGCTGCGACTGGCCCAGGGCGGCGAACGCGGATTCGACGTCGAAACTCTTGACGGCCACGTGTACATTTCGTCGGTGCTGTTCGAGCCTTCCGTTCCCACGGTGTCCGTCGCATTGGCGGCGCTGGCCGATGATATTTCTCCGGACGCGCGGCAGGGTTTCCTGGAAGTACTGCTTTATCTGGTCGCCGGAGAAGGGCAGTCCATAAAGGCGGAAGCCGAGGGAAGAGACCTGATCGATGAATGTATCCACGCGGCAAGAAGCGGGATCTGGCTCCTGTATTCCGAGATGTTCTCTGGGCGGTCTGTGGACGCGGCCGGCTATGCCTATGACGTGCTGACTCAGGTCGATGACGATGATGACCGTGTCAGGCGCGCCCAAGCCGCTGCCGCGGACCTCTTGCCATGGGATCTCCGGCCTGAATGATCGAGGCCGCGCCGGCACCTGGACGTCGCCCATCTCGCCTGGGCGGCGTGGTCGAGGGAAGTCCGCCACCTCCGTGGTCTGCCCATCCCGGGCGCGAGCCGCGCGACGACTTTCCTGGCGGGAAAGTAGATGCTACTTTCCTCACAGGAAAGTAGTCATGCCGACCACGGGGGTGGACTTTTTGAACCCGCACGACGCTCAGTCCTCGCTCGATGACATCCGCCGGTTCCAGGACACGACCAGGAACGAGATCGTTCGTCGTGCCTTCGCGATGCCTCGCGTGATCGTCGTCGCGCTCGGGCTCTTCCTCGGCTTCGCCTCGACCGACCTGGGAACGCCCTGGCAGCCTGTCTGCTTCGCGCTCGGGTTCGTCCTGTACATAGGGGTGGGCATCGTTTACGAGTATCGGGCCTCGGTCCAGAGGCAGCCCACCATGCAGGAGATGCTGTACCACGGCATGGTGCTGATCGGCGTCTTCGTGGTCTTCGTCGTCGGGCGGGTCCTCGGTTTCGCGCTCTTCCACGCGCCCGCTCACGGCCTGATGTCCCAGGCCATGGTCGGTGCCGTCCTTGCGGCCGTCGCGTACGTCGCGGCCACGCCCATCAACCGGTCGGTGATGAGGTCGCTCGTCCGGCAGGGCGGCGGGCGGGGCTGATGGACCCACAGTTCGACGAGTTCCTGCACGTATCGGCACGACTGTCGATCGTGGCGGTGCTGGCGCCGGCCGACTGGGTGGACTTCGGCTTCCTCCGGGACTCGATCGGCACCAGCGACTCGGCCCTGTCCAAGCAGGTCTCCGCGCTGGCCGACGCCGGATACGTCACTGTCCGCAAAAATCAGGACAAGCGGGCGCGGCGTACCTACGTGCGGCTCACCCCGCAAGGGCGGGAGGCGTTCGTGCGGCACGCGGCGGCACTGGAGCGGATCGTCGCGCTCGCCCGCCCGTTCGAGGAGCGACCCGCCGCCGAGAGCGTTCCATCGTCCAGGGCCGGAGACGGCCCGGACGCCGCGCCGGCAGGCTGAGAACGCACCTCTCCCGTCCTGGTCAGGGGGTGGGGAAGGGGTCGGTGGGGAAGCCGGCCGAGTCGGGGGTGGGAAGCTCTATTCGGTCGCCGTCTTTCAGGCCGGCGCGGATCTCCACGTACTGGTCGCCGCGGATGCCCGGTTCGATCTGGCGGGTGGTGGCGCGGTCGCCGTCACGGACGGTCACGGTGGCCGTGCCGTCGCTGCCGGGGCGGACGGCCTGGGCGGGGATGTAGACGGCGTCGTCTGCCTGGGCGGTCGTCACCTGGACGGTCGCGGTCTGACCGACCAGCAGGCCCTTCGGCGGGTGGTCGAAGGCGACCGTGACGCCGTACTGGACCAGGCGTCCATTGGTGGTCGCGGTGGGGTCGATGTGGGTGACCTTGCCGGGGTACGTGCTGCCGGAACGGGTGGCCAGGGTGACGGACGCGGGCCGGCCGAGCTTGAGGCGGCTGACGTCGGTCTGGGAGAACATGGCCTTGACCTGGAGCTCGTCGAGGTCGCCCAGGGTGAGGAAGCTCGCTCCCGCGGTGGCGTTCGCGCCGGTGGTGCCGGAGACGGTGAGGATCGTGCCCGCCGCCGGGGCCTTGATCGTGACACCGGCGAGGGCGCGCTCGGCCGCCGTCAGCGTGGTCTGGGCCTTGCGGACGTTCGCCTCGGCTTGGGCGACCGTGGTGATCTGCTGACCCCCCTGGCCTCCTTGATCGGACCGGCCACCTTGCCCGGATTGACCGCCTTGGCCTCCTCCGGCGCCGCCGCGTCCTCCGGTCTGGGGGATCTGACCTCCTTGGCCGTTCTGACCTGAGGTGCCCTGGGGCGGGGGCGCCTGCTGCCCGTTCGGGGTCTGGCCGTTGCCGTTCGGAGCCGTGCAGCCGTCCGTGGGCTTCCTCGTGGGCGTCGCGGTCGGCTTGGTCGGTTTGGTGGGTTTGACCGTCGGCCTGGTCGGATCGATCGGTACGACAGTGGGCCTGGTCGTCGGCTTCGGGGTGGGGGTGGTCGGCTTGGTGGTCGGCGTAGCGGTGGGCTTGGGAGCTCGGGACGGGCGCGTATGTCCGTCGGGGGTGCGGTCCTTGGTACCCGGCGACGTCCTCTTCGCGCTGTACGCGGCGGGAACGACCGGGCGTGGTGTGACGGTGTAGCCGTAGTTCCCGCCGTCGTCGTTGCGGACGGTGGGAGTGGGGGAGGGGGACGGCGTCGAGGGAGGGCAGGTGGAGGTCGGTCCTGATGACGGCTGTCCCTGCCCGGTCGGTGTGCCGGTACCACCAGAACCACCGGAACCGCCTGATCTGCCCGAAGCTCCGGATCCGCCAGAACCGCCCGATCCGCCGGTGCCGCCGGAACCTCCTGTACCTCCCGATCCGCCGGAGCCGCCGGCCGCCGTGCCTCCCGTGGGCAGGGTGCCGTTCTCGATGGCGTCGAGGGTTTCCTCGGCGGCGGCCAGGGAGGCGCGGGCCGCGGTGAGGTCCTCCTGGGCGGGCGTGTCGTCGATTCGGGCGAGGACCTGGCCCTTCTTGGCCTTGTCGCCGGGCTGGACGTACACCTTCTCGACCGTGCCGGAGGCGCCGAAGGTCAGGTCGCGGGTGTGCGTGTCGACGGTGTTGCCCGCCGCCGAGACCGTGCTGACCACCGTGCCCCGCCTGGCGGAGGCGAGCTGGACCCGCGCCGGGGCCGTGCCGTCGCCGCCTCCCGCGTACACCAGCCCGGCGCCGGCCAGGACGACCACGGCCGCGAGGGCGAGGCCGCCGACGCGGACCACGGTGGGGGGAATGCTCGATCTCATGCGGGTCATCCTGGCGGTCCGACGTCATGCCCAGCTCAGCCGGACCTCCAGGTTTCCTGTGTAAAACCCGGCGAAAGGGGCGCGGTGAGCTGCGATTTCTTCGCACCATAGGATGCTTTGCACGTCGATCGGCCACATATCGCGACGTTGCCAGGAAACGTTCAGGTATGCCGGAGGTTCGCCCAAGCGGCGTGCACCAGGCTCGGCGTCGTGAAGCTGTCGACCAAGCGCAGAGCGCTGATCGTGAACGGCGCCCTCGCCGTGGTGCTGCTGGGAGGTGCCGGTGTCGCCTACGCCTCGCTGAACCAGGGCACGGCCGCCGAGGCCACCCCGCAGACCACACGCGTCGTACGCGGGACCGTCCTGTCGGCGGTGTCGGCCTCGGGCTCGGTGGAGAGCGCGCGGACCCGCTCGCTGGACTT containing:
- a CDS encoding LamG-like jellyroll fold domain-containing protein, which codes for MRRRTRRGLPAVVLSLMAGCLVAVPMTTTPVRAETPDVPAQTEQQALDRARGTKRQVEVLSLRTETRQVFANPDGSFTSQTSALPERVRRGGGWADVDPSLVFAADGSVRTVATPLELTFSGGGTAPVAAIGDGGRSVAMTWPRRLPKPSLARDTATYAEVLPGVDLKLTASVLGFSEVLVVKSRQAAADPALSKLAFGMRAKGLSVRKTASGGLSAVTTSGAEVFHAPAPRMWDSSGAPAAAAMAKTGPPAEGRQAVMGVDLAGDRLVITPDQNLLTSPGTTYPVYIDPQWSGSKMAWTYVDKAYPSQEYWNSSHMAEAGYYGSGVKRSYFRMDSDNINGKHILKATFRINQIKSWGCTSDPQAVQLWLTGGISTSTNWSRQPSWSEYQDSVSSDAGYSSSCPDKGVEFNVTSAIVRAAKSGWPNTTFGLKDYNDTSGSVWGWKGFSNAPKLVIDYNTPPAAPSGIGTYPATPCVTGAARPAVNAGDAANPLQLKAKIYDPDKANDGVRAEFVLNHYNTATGAWDDVTATMPGGGKTAYKSTTAATDHSVKLAGLLTGHSYSYRVKAYDGTDSSAWSKWCEFTVDTIDPATLPKVTSLDYPADTPDDWQGSVGWAGAFTLAPGDGESDVTAFRWALDDPSLATPATQVTIPAGQTTVNVRLAPRHDWLNALYVYPVDRAGNVGNTPAVYGFYVNAGFGPEGHWRLDETSGTTAADSGATAHPATIGGGATWAGARVAGGLRLDGGTGYAGTSGPVVHTDRSMSVSAWVLLRDKSKNSTVVSQNAVRGTGFQLYYASYSKRWVFSKFDADVDDKVTVLAMSDAEVTADIWTHLTGVYDAPRRQLRLYVNGILQSKTGAYPYQPWDATGPLQIGRVLWHGTYIENFAGDIDDMKIWKRELSDDPRTVNDPALGDEIAAMAKQPPIQRGWWAFEEGAGTTAANTTDSRWPAALTGGATWSGDGFDGGGVLRLNGTTAYAATPSAPLRTDHSYAVTAWVRLSGDDTCVLPDRAMTVLAQDGGIYSSFYLGYRLLAENGVVVPRWSFSITAIPDATTGALTHTTSAERVDCSALNTWTHLAGVYDEQSKQIRLYVNGQLNDQRAVTGSWAAGAMQIGRARYRSASVDYFGGDIDDVRAYTGTLTDRQVLNIAMNLPIDS